In Excalfactoria chinensis isolate bCotChi1 chromosome 5, bCotChi1.hap2, whole genome shotgun sequence, a single genomic region encodes these proteins:
- the AP5M1 gene encoding AP-5 complex subunit mu-1, with amino-acid sequence MALRALWVLRHEPRAVLFSRRYPTVEARAEAFNGSTHVAVPPDSDFLKAMLFELRLTDSQSFVEHRDTCTRIDHSSVRSVRVEGGDLWPVVAFQKSGLIYACLPLVEDTLEPRPPLLSIPGLSQGLALLFGILDYISPSRKNEAELSAKAGQLRTLIIQACPLGTPLNTNISSLSSSFDDIQVVPTDVKQPAWRSNTYKGKPQVNVCIAEKVKCMQYDKRDVVDMWQVYGAVNCKCDIEGAAPNVTLTLNLPTNGSPLQDIFVHHCVTSVDPAMLMSSSVNPLDDSVYSGPYKFPFVPPSESFNLCYYTSQVPVPPILGCYQLIEEGSQLKITVNLKLHESIKNSFEYCEARIPFFNRGPIAHLEYKVSYGQLDLSREKSLLVWVIGQKFPKSLEVSLTGTVSFGDVGEEHPTDYVCTGNTAYVKMYFRIPDFTLTGCYVDQHSVQIFAPGKPKITASRELISSDYYIWNSEASAPTMYKSLYY; translated from the exons GCGTTACCCCACGGTTGAAGCACGTGCGGAGGCCTTCAATGGCTCAACACACGTGGCTGTTCCTCCTGACAGCGATTTCCTCAAGGCCATGCTATTTGAACTCAGGCTCACGGATAGCCAGAGCTTTGTGGAGCACCGAGATACGTGCACTCGAATCGATCACTCGTCAGTGCGCTCGGTTCGCGTTGAGGGAGGAGACCTTTGGCCTGTGGTGGCCTTCCAGAAGAGTGGGCTGATCTACGCCTGCCTGCCGCTGGTTGAGGATACCTTGGAGCCTCGGCCACCCCTCCTCAGCATCCCTGGGCTCTCACAAGGACTCGCTCTTCTGTTTGGCATCCTGGACTACATTTCTCCCAGTCGGAAGAATGAAGCGGAGTTGAGTGCAAAAGCAGGCCAGCTTCGCACTTTGATCATACAGGCCTGTCCTCTTGGCACCCCCTTAAACACAAACATCAGCAGCTTGAGCAGCTCGTTTGATGACATTCAGGTTGTTCCCACAGACGTGAAGCAACCGGCCTGGAGATCCAACACATATAAAGGCAAACCTCAGGTCAACGTCTGCATCGCTGAAAAAGTCAAATGTATGCAGTATGACAAGAGAGATGTTGTGGACATGTGGCAGGTGTATGGAGCTGTGAATTGCAAG tgtgATATCGAGGGAGCTGCACCAAATGTAACCCTCACTTTGAATCTCCCGACCAATGGCTCTCCGCTCCAAGATATCTTTGTCCACCATTGCGTGACATCTGTTGACCCTGCCATGCTCATGTCCAGCAGTGTTAACCCATTGGATGATTCTGTCTATAGTGGACCTTAcaaatttccttttgttcctcctTCAGAGTCATTTAACTTGTGTTACTACACTTCCCAG GTGCCGGTTCCACCAATTTTGGGATGTTATCAGCTCATTGAAGAGGGATCACAGTTGAAAATAACAGTAAACTTGAAGCTTCATGAAAGCATAAAGAATTCTTTTGAGTACTGTGAAGCTCGCATACCCTTTTTCAACAG GGGCCCAATTGCTCATTTAGAGTACAAAGTTAGTTATGGCCAGCTGGATTTGTCACGAGAGAAGAGCCTCCTGGTTTGGGTCATCG GGCAGAAGTTTCCTAAATCTTTAGAAGTTTCTCTCACTGGAACTGTGTCTTTTGGTGATGTAGGCGAAGAGCACCCAACTGATTATGTTTGCACTGGCAACACAGCTTATGTAAAA ATGTATTTTAGGATCCCAGACTTCACACTTACAGGGTGTTACGTGGACCAGCATTCTGTTCAGATCTTTGCGCCAGGAAAACCCAAAATCACTGCAT cTCGGGAACTGATTTCATCTGATTATTACATCTGGAATTCCGAAGCATCAGCACCTACCATGTACAAAAGCTTATATTACTAA